AGATTTCCAAAAAGGACAGATCACTACTCCCGAGCAGTTGATAGCCGGTAAAGTAGCGGGTGTTCAGATCACTTCCAATGGTGGTGCGCCGGGTGCTGGTAGTACCATTCGTATCCGTGGGGGTGCTTCTTTGAATGCCAGCAATGATCCATTGATTGTTATTGATGGTGTGCCTTTAGATAATAATAGTATATCTGGTGCTGCCAATCCGCTGGCCATGATCAACCCTAACGATATTGAAACATTTAATATCCTGAAGGATGCGTCTGCAGCGGCTATTTATGGTTCTCGTGCCTCAAACGGTGTAATTATTATTACCACTAAAAAAGGTAAAGTAGGTAAGCCGCGTTTCAATTTCAATACGCAACTTTCTGCAGCTACTCCTGCTAACCAGGTTGATGTATTGAGTGCTAATGAATTCAGAACGTACGTAAATCAGAACGGTACGGCCGAACAAAAGGCATTTTTAGGTTCTGAAAATACAAACTGGCAAGACGAAATTTATCAAACCGGTATCACTACCGATAATAACCTAAGCATGACTGGTGGTCTTGGTAAAATACCTTTCCGCGCTTCATTGGGTTATTTAAATCAAACGGGTATCCTGCGTACTGGTAAATTGCAACGCACTTCTTTGGGTTTCAATATGAGCCCACAGCTGTTCGACAACCATTTGCGCATTGACCTGAACTTAAAAGGTTCATTAAGTGCCAGCCGCTTTGCTAATGAAAGTGCTATCGGTAATGCGGTAACCTTCGACCCTACACAACCCATTCACTCAAAGAGTTCTCGTTTTGGTGGTTACTATGAGTATTTAGATCCGGCTTCTGCAACTGGTTTAAGAGGTTTAGCGCCTTTAAATCCTGTTGGTTTGTTAGAACAACGCGACGATCAAAGCGATGTGCAGCGTAGTGTTGGTAATGTAGTTTTTGACTATAAATTCCATTTTCTTCCTGACTTGAGAGCTAACCTGAACCTGGGTTATGATATTTCTAAAGGACAAGGTACTGTAGTGATCGATGACAGTGCTGCCTCTTCCTATATGCGTCATAAATCACCAACTACGGGCAAAATGTATGGTGGTCAGAATACAGAGTATGAGCAGCATAAACAAAACCTGCTGACAGAGTTTTACTTAAACTATGCAAAAGACATCCGTTCTATCAGAAGCCGTGTAGATGCGATTGCTGGTTATGGCTATCAGGATTTCAAGACGACGAACTACAACTTCCCTGACAAAACATACCGTGATACGATCGTAAGCGTTCCGAACTTTCCGTTCGATGAACCACGCAATACTTTGATCTCTTTCTATGGTCGTTTAAATTATACGTTGATGGATCGTTACCTGTTAACGGCTACGGTACGTCGCGATGGCTCTTCACGTTTTAATGAAGAAAATCGTTGGGGTACTTTTCCTTCCTTAGCTTTTGCATGGCGAATGAAAGAGGAAAACTTCCTGAAAAACAGTAAGGTATTTTCTGATTTGAAATTGCGTGTGGGTTATGGGGTAACAGGCCAGCAAGAGGGTATTGGTCTTTATGATTACATCTCTTATTATAGCTTGAGTAATAACCAGGCTCAGTACCAAATCGGCAACAGCTTCTACAACCTATACCGTCCGGGTGGTTACTATGCTAACCGTAAATGGGAGCAAACAGCCACTACTAACGTTGGTTTAGACTTCGGTTTCATAGACAACCGCATTACGGGTAGTGTAGAATATTATTTCAAAAAGACAACCGACTTGTTGAATGAAATTCCCCAGTCAGCCGGTACCAACTTCTCTAATAAGATCGTAGCCAACGTAGGTAGCATGGAAAACCGTGGTGTTGAATTTAACATTAATGCTGATGCGGTTAGAAATGCCAACCTGACCTGGAATGTAAACTTCAACGCTACGTATAATAAAGGAGAGATCACACAGTTGAATATTACGGATGATCCTTCATTCCTGGGTAACCGCTATTTCGGTATCGGTGGTACCGGTCGTAATATTAAGATCAACTCTGTGGGTAACAAACCGGGTTCTTTCTTTGTATTGCAGCAAGTGTATGATGCAAATGGTAAACCAATTGACGGTCTGTTTGAAGACAGAAACCGCGATGGTGTGATCAATGATAAAGACATGTACCAATATAAGAGTGCCAACCCGGATTTATTCTTTGGTTTCTCAACGAACCTTACTTATAAAAACTGGAATGCCGGTGTGGTAATGCGTGCCAATGTGGGTAACTATATGTACAACCAATTGAACGCTTCTATCGGTAGCCGCAGCAATGTATTTGCAACGGGTTACTTACGTAATGCGTATTCAGATTTGTTAAATACAAATTTCAGTGGTACAAAAGCTGATTATTACTTCTCTGATTATTTTGTACAGAATGCTTCATTCCTTAGAATGGATAACCTGAACATAGGTTACAACATGGGTAAGGTATTTAGCAGTAATGCTAACCTACGCTTGAACGCTGGTGTACAAAACGTATTTACGATCACTAAATACAAAGGGTTGGATCCGGAGATTTCTACTGGTGTAGACAATAACTTCTACCCACGTCCAAGAACCTTTACTATTGGTGCTAATCTGGAGTTTTAATTATTGAGAAAAAGCAATTTCTAATTAACAGATTCTTCTACTATGAATATAAATGTTTTCAAAGCGGGTTGTATTGCAACGCTATGTGCAACTGTACTTTCCGCATGTACAAAAAATTTGGATCGGCTTCCGACCAATGATATTACTTCAGAGGTAGTGTACAGCACTTCCGCTGGTTATAAGCAAGCTTTTGCCAAAGTATATGGGGCTTATGCTCTCACCGGAAACCAAGGTCCTGCGGGTAATGGTGATGTGCAAGGTATTGATGAAGGTACTTCCGATTTTTTACGCTTGCATTGGTGGGCGCAGGAGATTAGCACTGATGAAGCTGTAGTACAAGCTGGCTGGGGTGATCCGGGCATTCACTTCTTTCACAACATGACCTGGTCGCCCAACAACGAGATCCTGACCGGTCTTTACTACCGTTCTTTTTACCAAATCACGTTGGCGAACGATTTTATTCGCCAGGCAGCTGAGGATAAAGTAGCTTCTCGTGGTATCAGCGGTGCCAGTGCCGATAGCATTAAAACCTATAAAACGGAAGCACGCTTTATCAGGGCGTTTCAATATTGGGTGCTGATGGATCTGTTTGGCAACCCAGCCTTTGTAACAGAAAACGATGTCTTAGGTGCCAGCGTACCTAAGCAAACAACCCGCGCGGAACTGTTTAAGTACATTGAAACAGAGTTAAAGGACATTGAAGGCAGTCTTGTGGCACCACGCCAAAATGAATATGGCCGTGCTGATAAAGCAGCGGCGTGGGCTCTGTTAGCGAGAATGTATCTGAATGCCGAAGTGTATACAGGTTCACCACGCTATAACGATGCAATCACTTATGCAAAGAAAGTGATTGACGCAGGTTATACTTTAGTTGGCGACTACCGTCAATTGATGTTGGCCGATAACCAATTGAATAAAAATGAGTTCATCTTAACTATCAATTATGATGGACAAAAAACACAGAGCTTTGGTGGTACTACCTTCCTGACCCATGCGCCAATGGGTGGTTCAATTCCTACTGGCAGCTACGGTGTGAATAGCGGATGGGCTGGTGTTCGAACAACTAAAAATCTACCAGGTCTATTCCCTGATGCAACAGGTGCTGCGGATAAGCGTGCTCAATTCTATACCAATGGACAAAGCCTGGAATTAAGTGCTGAACCCGCTCCGAAATTTGAAGAAGGCTATGCTGTACTGAAGTATAAAAACATCAAACGTGATGGTACTGCAGGTTCTAGTCTGGCACATTCTGATATTGATTTTCCGCTGTTCCGTTTAGCTGAAATGTATCTGATCTATGCCGAGGCTGTTTTAAGAGGCGGTACTGGTGGTGATCTGGGTACAGCTTTAGGTTACATCAACCAATTACGTACGCGGGCTTATGGCAATACATCAGGTAATATTACTGCAGCGGATCTAACAACACGATTCATTCTGGATGAGCGTGCAAGAGAACTGTATTGGGAGTGTTTCAGAAGAACAGACCTTGTTCGTTACAACTTCTTTACCACCGATGCTTATTTGTGGCCTTGGAAAGGTGGTGTAAGCTCTGGAACAGGTGTAGCTTCTTACAGAAATGTATTCCCTATTCCAACAGCGGATATTACCGCCAACCGCAACCTAAAACAAAACACAGGCTATTAATTCCAATCATAATTAGATATGAAAAAGATATTCAAACTATTCTCCTTCTTCACCATGGCGATTCTGTTATGGTCTTGTGAGAAAGATGAAAATAGAATCACTTTCGAAGGTGGGACAGCTCCAGCAGCTACTTCTACAAAAACAGGAACCATTCCATTAACGTTTGCCACCAGTGGTGAGGAAGCTTTCCGTTTAGACTGGACCAACCCAAACTACAAGTTCACTACAGGTGTTAGTTCTCAGAACGTTTCGTATACCATTGAGATGGATACCACAGGGGCTAATTTCACCAATCCCAAGAAGAAATCAATTGCTATCAGCAGCAGCTTAAGTAAAACGTTTACGCAAGCTGAATTGAATGATTACCTGTTGAACACCTTGGAAGTGAAAGCGGGAATGTCTCACCAAATAGAAATGCGCGTGATTGCCAATTTGGCTTCTGGTGCCGGACTATTGACTTCTAACATATTGAAGTTTAACATGACGCCATATGCCATCCCTCCTAAGGTTGCCGTTCCTTTTACAGGTCATTTATACCTGATTGGTAGTGCTACGCCAGGTGGTGATGCTACCGGTTGGAACAACCCGGTGCCTGTACCTACGCAAGAGTTTAAACAAGTTACTCCGACGCTATATGAGCTTACCATTCCATTGATTGGCGGTAAAGAATACTTGATGATCCCTGACAACGGAAGTTGGAGTAATAAATATGCAGTGGGCAATAAATCATTAGCGGGCTTAGCTGACGGTGGCGAGTTTGGCTATAACCTGGGTGATAACTTCCCTGCGCCTGCTGCCAGTGGTACGTATAAAATCACTGTGAATTTTCAAACAGGACGATTCTCCGTAGTAAAACAGTAAATCACAACTAATATCATTTTATGAGATCAATTATAAATTTCATTCTGCTTTTAACAGGCATGACGGTATTCCTGACCTCATGTGATAAAGTAGACGACCTGCCTGTTTATGGCAATGGTAAGACTTCTGTTCTTACGGCTTCTACAACTACTGTAGCACCAGCGGCAGCAGATTCCATGAAGACGGCTTTAACATTGAAGTGGACATATCCTGGCTATGCTACGGATTCCAGCAACATTAAGTACCGTATAGAATTTGATGCTACCGGAAACAATTTCGCTAATCCATATGTGAAAGAGATATTAGGCAAGGACAGCGTTGCCATTATTGCCAGAGAGCTTAACAATATGCTCTTAGCCAGAGGTTATGCTTTCAACATACCCGTTGATATGGATGTAAGATTAATAACTTCCTATGCCAACAATAACGAGCGCATTACAGCTAATACGATCAAGATAAAGATGACTCCTTATAAGGTG
This genomic interval from Flavisolibacter tropicus contains the following:
- a CDS encoding SusC/RagA family TonB-linked outer membrane protein, with the protein product MNCRKLLCNLILPAFFLLLSNALWAQTKTVTGRVTDAAGAGLSGVSVTARGSNSGTSTSADGSFSITVPTATTMLTFSSVGYASQEINLGSANAINVRLQTTSSNLNEVVVVGYGTARKKDLTGAVTAISSKDFQKGQITTPEQLIAGKVAGVQITSNGGAPGAGSTIRIRGGASLNASNDPLIVIDGVPLDNNSISGAANPLAMINPNDIETFNILKDASAAAIYGSRASNGVIIITTKKGKVGKPRFNFNTQLSAATPANQVDVLSANEFRTYVNQNGTAEQKAFLGSENTNWQDEIYQTGITTDNNLSMTGGLGKIPFRASLGYLNQTGILRTGKLQRTSLGFNMSPQLFDNHLRIDLNLKGSLSASRFANESAIGNAVTFDPTQPIHSKSSRFGGYYEYLDPASATGLRGLAPLNPVGLLEQRDDQSDVQRSVGNVVFDYKFHFLPDLRANLNLGYDISKGQGTVVIDDSAASSYMRHKSPTTGKMYGGQNTEYEQHKQNLLTEFYLNYAKDIRSIRSRVDAIAGYGYQDFKTTNYNFPDKTYRDTIVSVPNFPFDEPRNTLISFYGRLNYTLMDRYLLTATVRRDGSSRFNEENRWGTFPSLAFAWRMKEENFLKNSKVFSDLKLRVGYGVTGQQEGIGLYDYISYYSLSNNQAQYQIGNSFYNLYRPGGYYANRKWEQTATTNVGLDFGFIDNRITGSVEYYFKKTTDLLNEIPQSAGTNFSNKIVANVGSMENRGVEFNINADAVRNANLTWNVNFNATYNKGEITQLNITDDPSFLGNRYFGIGGTGRNIKINSVGNKPGSFFVLQQVYDANGKPIDGLFEDRNRDGVINDKDMYQYKSANPDLFFGFSTNLTYKNWNAGVVMRANVGNYMYNQLNASIGSRSNVFATGYLRNAYSDLLNTNFSGTKADYYFSDYFVQNASFLRMDNLNIGYNMGKVFSSNANLRLNAGVQNVFTITKYKGLDPEISTGVDNNFYPRPRTFTIGANLEF
- a CDS encoding SusE domain-containing protein translates to MKKIFKLFSFFTMAILLWSCEKDENRITFEGGTAPAATSTKTGTIPLTFATSGEEAFRLDWTNPNYKFTTGVSSQNVSYTIEMDTTGANFTNPKKKSIAISSSLSKTFTQAELNDYLLNTLEVKAGMSHQIEMRVIANLASGAGLLTSNILKFNMTPYAIPPKVAVPFTGHLYLIGSATPGGDATGWNNPVPVPTQEFKQVTPTLYELTIPLIGGKEYLMIPDNGSWSNKYAVGNKSLAGLADGGEFGYNLGDNFPAPAASGTYKITVNFQTGRFSVVKQ
- a CDS encoding RagB/SusD family nutrient uptake outer membrane protein — its product is MNINVFKAGCIATLCATVLSACTKNLDRLPTNDITSEVVYSTSAGYKQAFAKVYGAYALTGNQGPAGNGDVQGIDEGTSDFLRLHWWAQEISTDEAVVQAGWGDPGIHFFHNMTWSPNNEILTGLYYRSFYQITLANDFIRQAAEDKVASRGISGASADSIKTYKTEARFIRAFQYWVLMDLFGNPAFVTENDVLGASVPKQTTRAELFKYIETELKDIEGSLVAPRQNEYGRADKAAAWALLARMYLNAEVYTGSPRYNDAITYAKKVIDAGYTLVGDYRQLMLADNQLNKNEFILTINYDGQKTQSFGGTTFLTHAPMGGSIPTGSYGVNSGWAGVRTTKNLPGLFPDATGAADKRAQFYTNGQSLELSAEPAPKFEEGYAVLKYKNIKRDGTAGSSLAHSDIDFPLFRLAEMYLIYAEAVLRGGTGGDLGTALGYINQLRTRAYGNTSGNITAADLTTRFILDERARELYWECFRRTDLVRYNFFTTDAYLWPWKGGVSSGTGVASYRNVFPIPTADITANRNLKQNTGY